A region of the Streptomyces sp. NBC_00442 genome:
GTGCCGATCGGCTCGTGGACGGGGCGGGCCTGGCCGTTGCCGTAGTACGGCACCAGCAGGTGCTCCCAGGTGACCAGCGACTGGTGCCCGGCCGTCGTCAGGGTGCGCAGGTACTCGGCGGCCGTGGTGCAGTGCTCGCCGCCGTCCCCGGTGCGGCTGCCGTTGTTGCGCATCACGAACGCCGGGACGTCCGGGGTGACGAGGCCGTGGTGGTTGCCGTTGGCGGAGACGGTGCCGAGGGCTTCGCGGATGGAGCGGCCGCGGAGCTGGTCGCCGCCGCCGCGCATGGTGACCATGAACGGGAGCCAGGCCAGGCCGGTTTCGTTGCGGGCGGTCTGGGTGCGCAGCGGGTTGTTCGCGCTCGCGGGCTCCTTGCCGTCGCGGCCCTCGACCGGGATGAGGAGGGGCGGGATCGCGAGCCCGTCGTTCTCGCGGGTGGTGCGGGTCGGGATCGGGTCCCACACCGGGACCGCGTCGTTGCGCCAGGTGCCCCCGGCCGGGACGACGGTGGGGACGGCGAACTTGTCGAGGCCGGCCTGGATGCGGGCGAGGGTCTTATCGGCGAGGGGCTTGGTGCGGTCGCCGATCCGCTGGCCCGGCAGCGTCCAGTCGATCGCGACCGCGGCGGGCAGCGTCTCCGGTTCCACGACCTGGCTGCGGCAGGTGCTGTTGGGGCAGCGGTAGACGTACTGCTGCCGGTAGCGGCCCATGTCCCGGCCCGGGGCCTTGAACCGCTGCACGGCCTGGACCCACTGGTCGCAGCCGGGGCACCAGGCGCGGGGGCGCAGCCACTTGTCCCAGTCGGGGGTGCGGGCCAGCGATCGGTGCCAGTACGCGACGTACAGGCGGTCGCGGGACTGGGGCGCCTTGTGGACGGTGCGGGGGTCGGCGTGCATCGAGTTGAGGGCGATGACCCGGGTGTCGTAGCCGAGCTTCCTGATTTCGCCGATCCAGCGGTCCCACTGGTCCCAGGCCCGGACGTCGACGACGTTCTCGACGACGCCGGCCTTCACCAGCCCGCCGCGTTGCTGGACGCCCCGCAGGTACATGGGGACTTCCTCCATCAGTGCGCGGGAGCGCTCGACTTCCTCCGAGGGGGCGAACTCGTCTCCGAACAGGTCGCCTTGCTGGCTGGTGGCGAAGTCCCGCTTCTTGCCGCGGGCGTTCGACCACTGCGGGCATTCCGGGGACGCCCAGAAGATGTCGGTGACTGGCCACTGCTCGACCGGAGCCTCGCGGATGTCACCGCGGTAGTGGTCGACTTGGGGGAAGTTCGCGGTGTGCGAGTCGATGGCCTTCTGCCAGTGGTTCGCCGCGCGCTCGACCCGGACGCCGGGGATGGCGTGCATGCCCTGCGAGCTGCCGCCCGCACCGCAAAACCAGTCCATGACGGTGAGCGCGTCGTTGTCGTTGCGGTACATCACGCTGCCTCCTTGTATGCGCTGCGGTAGATCTGGAGTGCACGCTGGAGTCCGTCGCGGGTGACGCCGAGGCGTTCGGCTGCGTGCTCACGGGTGTAGCCCTGGGCTTCGAGTTCGAGGCTGTCTTCGGACAGGGCGACGTAACGGGGCACGTGTTGGCCGGTGTCCTGCTGGGCGGCGGGGTCGTCGATCGTGTCGTCGTCCCAGGCCGCAGGCGGCCCCCAGGAGAGTCGGGCGGCTCGTCGCCGGTTGGGTTCGCAGTCTCCGGGGCGGTTGCCGAGGCTCTTGTAGGCGAGCGTTACGGCATCGGCTGTCCGGCCGTCGACGACGGTCCAGTGGCCGTTCAGGAGAAAGCTGAGGGTGGCGATGTGGAGGCCGCTCTCCGCAGCGATGGCCTGGCGGGTGTGGCCGAGAGCGATGAGCGCCCGGAGCCGGCGGGTCGTGCCGGTGGCGGGCCGGTCGGAGATCCCGTCGAAGGAGTTCGGCCGGACAGCGAGGAGGCGGAGGGCCTGGTCGCGGCGGCAGGTCTTGCTTCGCCCGGACAGGAGGTAACTGATCGTCCCCTGGGCGAGGTCGGCGTGGCGGGCAATGAGGGTTTGGCTCATGCCGCTGGCGAGGAGCATCTCGATGTGCGGTACGAGTTCGGCGCGGGGGACGCGGTTGGGGCGCCCTTCGAGGATGTTCCGGGCGCGCTGGACGCCGTAGAGGCG
Encoded here:
- a CDS encoding DNA cytosine methyltransferase, whose amino-acid sequence is MYRNDNDALTVMDWFCGAGGSSQGMHAIPGVRVERAANHWQKAIDSHTANFPQVDHYRGDIREAPVEQWPVTDIFWASPECPQWSNARGKKRDFATSQQGDLFGDEFAPSEEVERSRALMEEVPMYLRGVQQRGGLVKAGVVENVVDVRAWDQWDRWIGEIRKLGYDTRVIALNSMHADPRTVHKAPQSRDRLYVAYWHRSLARTPDWDKWLRPRAWCPGCDQWVQAVQRFKAPGRDMGRYRQQYVYRCPNSTCRSQVVEPETLPAAVAIDWTLPGQRIGDRTKPLADKTLARIQAGLDKFAVPTVVPAGGTWRNDAVPVWDPIPTRTTRENDGLAIPPLLIPVEGRDGKEPASANNPLRTQTARNETGLAWLPFMVTMRGGGDQLRGRSIREALGTVSANGNHHGLVTPDVPAFVMRNNGSRTGDGGEHCTTAAEYLRTLTTAGHQSLVTWEHLLVPYYGNGQARPVHEPIGTLSTRDRYALVQGKVDIDDVRFRMLEPHEIGRAMSFADQYIVLGSKREKVRQYGNAVTPNCAEVIVSALVEAITGEDIDRHTQPQLASAA